TCCAGGTCGTCGAGCGCCCCTTTGACCTCGAGCAGGACGGTCACTTCGGAGAGGATGAGCTCGCGGTCGAGCGCGGTCCCCACCCGAGCGACCACGCGGTCGATGTCGGCCCAGTCGATGTCCCTGCCGGCGAAAGCCTTCAGCACGACCAAATCCTCGGCGCAGCAGATCCGCAGTGGTTGCCCGCCGATGAGCTCGTGACATGAGGCGCGAGCGGTCAGGCGTTCCTCGAAGGGGATCGCCCCGAGGGACACGTCGACCCCGATGCGGTCCGACGTCTCCAGCAGCAGCACCCGGTTGCGGTGCGCGAAGCCGACGGGGTCATCCACTCGGGGCGCGAACCGCTCCAACAGCCGGTCGATGACGGGGGACTCGCCGCCGAAGCCGGTCAGGATGGTGAGATCGACGTCGAGGGTCGCACGAGGCTCTGCCCACCGCTGGACCGCGATGCCGCCGATGAAGCAGAACGACTAGCCTTGCGCCTCACAGACGCCCTGGACCTCGCTCGCCGCGTCAAAGATCGTGCTCATGGCAGGCGCGACAGCAACCGCTGCATCTCCACCAACCCCGAGGAGCGCCGCGGCGGGAGCGGGGGGGAACCCACGAAAATGGCCCCGATGGCGCGGCGCATCTCGCTCAGGGTCATGGCCGCGAGCCGGGAGCGGCGATGCTCCTCCAACTCCGTGCCCGCGCGCTGCCACGTGGCGACCCACCTGGCGACCGCGACACGCTCAGCGTCGGCGGCGCCCTGCGTGGGGTCTGTTTCGTCGCTCACCGCCGTGCCCTCCGTGACGGTCACCAGTCTACGTGGCCGCTCACCCTGCCGCTGCTACAGGGACAAGGCGTAGACCGCGCAACTGTGCCACGGCGCCTTGCCGCCACGCTCACTCGCCGCCCGCCGACCGAGCCGGGGAGGCTGCGGCTCGCCCGCGGCGGTCGCCGGCAACCGGTAGGGCCGGCTAGCGGTCCGTGAAGGGATTGACCCACCGGACGTCGGCGAACTTGCCGAAGTCGCTGTCGTTGCTGTGCACCACCGCATCGTACTGACGCGCGAAGGCTGCGAGCTGTGCGTCGGTGGTCAAGTTCGCGGCTGTGCCGACCTGCTCGAGCAGCGCCAGGGCCACCTCGACGTGCGCCTCCCCGGGCGTCAGCAACTCGACCGCGGGCACCGCCATCCACTCCCGGACGTGCGTGG
The sequence above is a segment of the Egibacteraceae bacterium genome. Coding sequences within it:
- a CDS encoding type II toxin-antitoxin system VapC family toxin, whose product is MIIPDINVLVYATVTGFPLHPTAKSWWEAALNDPTPVGLAPPVVFGFLRIVTNPRVLDEPMSIRGAATHVREWMAVPAVELLTPGEAHVEVALALLEQVGTAANLTTDAQLAAFARQYDAVVHSNDSDFGKFADVRWVNPFTDR